Part of the Quercus lobata isolate SW786 chromosome 6, ValleyOak3.0 Primary Assembly, whole genome shotgun sequence genome, ttctttcatgattTGATTGCTTGATCAGTTAATGATTTGCTCACTTTATCTTTCATTATTCTTTAATAACTTAGAAGTAATACAAGCGTTTTTTTGCTTAATAATTATGCAATCCTAATTACATCCCCTTTTGTTTACTTAAGTCACGTTACGTTACGTCATTACATCCCCTACTTTACTAATTCCTACTAATGTTAGACATCTTATTCAATCAGCAGCACTGCACATTTTGCACAAATTATTGCCTTCTGTATACTTGAACGTGTGTGTGCCTCCATTTGGATAGGACCTATTTCATTGGACTTTTATCTAtccaaacataaataaaaacattggTGGTCTTAAATTTTGATTGCCATTTAAAGCAGGAATTTGGCCTGAATCCCCAAGTTTTAGTGATGCCGACATGCCTCCAGTGCCTTCTAGATGGAAGGGGCAATGCCAATCAGGAGAAGCATTCAATGCTTCATCTTGCAACAGGTTTTGCCATGGTTTTCCCTTTGCAtgttttatatcattttatgaACATCAACGAAAAGGAGGGTCCTTAGCATCagcaaaatatttatttttttaggaaactGATTGGAGCAAGATACTATTTTAGTGGCTatgaagcagaagaagaagaagaagcagtaAACACAGTGTCATTCAGATCTCCCAGGGACAGCTCTGGCCACGGCAGCCACACAACCTCAACAGCTGCTGGTCGCTATGTGAAAAACATGAATTATAAGGGGCTGGCAGCTGGAGGAGCTAGAGGAGGTGCACCAATGGCCAGGATTGCAGTATATAAGACATGTTGGGACTCAGGTTGCTATGATGTTGACTTACTAGCTGCCTTTGATGATGCAATTAGAGATGGGGTTCACATCTTGTCTCTGTCTTTGGGTCCTGATGCTCCCCAGGGAGACTATTTCAATGATGCCATCTCTGTGGGGTCATTTCATGCTGCCACCCATGGGATTTTGGTAGTTGCTTCAGTTGGAAATGAAGGAAACCAAGGTTCTGCAACAAATCTTGCTCCGTGGATGATAACTGTTGCTGCTAGTTCAACAGACCGGGATTTCTCTTCTGATATCGTGTTAGGAGATGGTACCAATTTCACGGTAATActattaacctttttttttttctgttcagAGATTTTTGTAATCTATTATAGAGCCTTATGAAATCTTAGTTGCTGGATAGGGTGAAAGTCTCAGTCTCTTTAAAATGAATGCCTCCGCGAGGATCATTTCTGCCTCTGAAGCCTTTGCAGGATATTTCACTCCTTATCAATCCAGGTGAAGCAGAAGGTACTTGGTAGTGACTGCAATTTCAATGTCAACATCAAGGacaaccttaatttttttttccctgtccTACTTCTTACAGTTACTGCTTGGAGAGTTCCTTAAATAGAACAAAGGCCAGAGGGAAGGTTCTAGTCTGTCAACATGTAGAGAGTTCAATGGAGTCAAAGCTGGAAAAGAGTGTTGTGGTGAAAGAAGCTGGCGGAGTTGGGATGATACTTGTTGATGAGGCAGATAAGGATGTCGCCATCCCCTTTGAGATCCCTGCAGCTATTGTTGGGAGGGGAACAGGAGATCAGATTCTTGCCTATGTTAATCGCACACggtttgttttattattaacAAGATGGAAAGGTGAGTATGCAGTTTGAATTTGTCTGGGTTTCTGACACAGGCCATTTTGTTGTTGTGAACAGCAAACCAGTGTCTAGGATTTTCCCTGCGAAGACTATATTGGGGTCTCAACCTGCACCTCGTGTTGCAGCATTTTCTTCAAAAGGTCCCAATGCCTTGACCCCAGAAATTTTGAAGGTAAATTTCTCTATAAAATCAAGAATTCTGAAGGTGTTACtggatttttttcattttttatttcattctttacatgcctctttttctctttttaaaaaaaatttaacctaaTATTCTTAAATCATCTGATGGTTCTACTCTATAGCCTGATGTCACAGCTCCTGGATTGAACATCCTTGCTGCCTGGTCACCAGCAGTTGGAAAATTGCAATTCAACATTCTCTCTGGGACTTCCATGTCTTGCCCGCATGTAACAGGAATTGCTACCTTGATCAAAGCTGTTCATCCTTCATGGTCTCCATCTGCTATTAAATCTGCCATCATGACAACTGGTAGTATATCCTAGTTTTTCCTGATAATTCTTTACAGATATTGAGTTACCTAATGTTGTTGAATTCCCTGTTTTCTCAAACAATGTGAAACACag contains:
- the LOC115994588 gene encoding subtilisin-like protease SBT5.3, which gives rise to MASSFRIRIRIILLFFYLFLSQITLSFSAKVFVVYMGSKTGEEDPEETLTQHHEILAAVHAGNMEQAQASHVYSYTHGFTGFAAKLTQHQASQISKMPGVVSVFPNLKRRLHTTHSWDFMGLVGEETMEIPGFSTKNQVNVIVGFIDTGIWPESPSFSDADMPPVPSRWKGQCQSGEAFNASSCNRKLIGARYYFSGYEAEEEEEAVNTVSFRSPRDSSGHGSHTTSTAAGRYVKNMNYKGLAAGGARGGAPMARIAVYKTCWDSGCYDVDLLAAFDDAIRDGVHILSLSLGPDAPQGDYFNDAISVGSFHAATHGILVVASVGNEGNQGSATNLAPWMITVAASSTDRDFSSDIVLGDGTNFTGESLSLFKMNASARIISASEAFAGYFTPYQSSYCLESSLNRTKARGKVLVCQHVESSMESKLEKSVVVKEAGGVGMILVDEADKDVAIPFEIPAAIVGRGTGDQILAYVNRTRKPVSRIFPAKTILGSQPAPRVAAFSSKGPNALTPEILKPDVTAPGLNILAAWSPAVGKLQFNILSGTSMSCPHVTGIATLIKAVHPSWSPSAIKSAIMTTATTLDKHHKPIIVDSEGRRGNAFDFGSGFVNPMRVLDPGLVYDAHPRDYISFLCSIGYDKKSLHLITRDNSTCHETLFRTPSALNYPSITVPNLNDNFSVTRTVTNVGKPKSIYKAVVSSPIGINVTVVPNRLIFNHFGQKIKFSVNFKVAAAAAATSKGYAFGSLSWRNKKSQVTSPLVVRVAPSNMGLMR